A window of the Echeneis naucrates chromosome 3, fEcheNa1.1, whole genome shotgun sequence genome harbors these coding sequences:
- the LOC115041406 gene encoding gamma-aminobutyric acid receptor-associated protein-like 2 has protein sequence MKWMFKEDHSLEHRCIESAKIRNKYPDRVPVIVEKVSGSQIVDIDKRKYLVPSDITVAQFMWIIRKRIQLPSEKAIFLFVDKTVPQSSITMGQLYEKEKDEDGFLYVAYSGENTFGF, from the exons ATGAAATGGATGTTCAAAGAGGATCATTCCTTGG AACATCGATGCATAGAGTCAGCCAAGATCCGCAACAAGTACCCTGACAGGGTCCCG GTAATTGTGGAGAAAGTGTCTGGATCACAGATAGTGGACATCGACAAGAGGAAGTACCTGGTCCCCTCTGACATCACTGTGGCTCAATTCATGTGGATCATCAGGAAACGCATTCAGCTGCCATCAGAGAAGGCCATCTTCCTGTTCGTGGACAAGACTGTGCCTCAGTCCAG caTCACAATGGGGCAGCTGTACgagaaagagaaggatgagGACGGCTTTTTATACGTGGCTTACAGTGGGGAGAACACCTTCGGTTTTTAA
- the nqo1 gene encoding NAD(P)H dehydrogenase [quinone] 1 isoform X1, translating into MAQKTALIVYAHQAPGSFNAAARDVAVQALAEQGYRVIVSDLYAMNFRASATQEDITGDLKNPELFQYGDETMHAWMEGRLSDDIVAEQRKVEEAELIIFQFPMYWFSVPAIMKGWIDRVLAQGFAFSLQKMYDNGIFKDKKAMLSFTTAATQTMFQPDGINGDINVTLWPLQNGTLHFCGFQVLAPQIFWSPAHCPLTVRTAMLEGWRARLRGLLMEKPLTFAPSGMFDLSFQGGFLLQPKVKEEQASQPYGITTGHHLGKPLPPDNQTKAQSANDNKSDCSN; encoded by the exons ATGG CTCAGAAGACGGCTCTGATCGTGTACGCTCACCAGGCGCCAGGCTCGTTCAACGCAGCGGCTCGGGATGTGGCGGTGCAGGCCCTGGCAGAGCAGGGATACCGGGTCATCGTGTCTGACCTGTACGCCATGAACTTCAGAGCCAGTGCCACGCAGGAAGACATCACCG GTGATCTGAAGAACCCAGAGCTTTTCCAGTATGGAGATGAGACCATGCACGCCTGGATGGAGGGCCGCCTGAGTGATGACATTGTGGCTGAACAGCGGAAAGTGGAGGAGGCTGAGCTTATAATCTTCCAG tttccCATGTACTGGTTCAGTGTGCCTGCCATCATGAAGGGCTGGATAGACAGAGTCCTGGCACAAGGCTTTGCGTTCTCCCTGCAGAAGATGTACGACAACGGTATATTCAAG GATAAGAAAGCAATGTTGTCCTTCACGACCGCTGCGACGCAGACGATGTTCCAGCCCGATGGCATCAATGGAGACATCAATGTCACGCTGTGGCCTCTGCAG AATGGTACTCTGCACTTCTGTGGATTTCAGGTCCTTGCTCCTCAGATATTCTGGAGTCCGGCTCACTGTCCCCTAACGGTGAGAACTGCAATGCTAGAAGGATGGCGAGCCCGACTGAGAGGACTGCTGATGGAAAAACCATTGACTTTTGCCCCCAGTGGGATGTTTGACCTCAGTTTCCAGGGGGGGTTCTTGCTCCAGCCCAAAGTGAAGGAAGAACAAGCATCGCAGCCCTATGGCATCACCACAGGACACCATCTGGGGAAGCCACTGCCACCTGACAACCAGACCAAAGCTCAGTCCGCTAATGATAATAAATCAGACTGCAGTAACTAA
- the nqo1 gene encoding NAD(P)H dehydrogenase [quinone] 1 isoform X2, whose product MNFRASATQEDITGDLKNPELFQYGDETMHAWMEGRLSDDIVAEQRKVEEAELIIFQFPMYWFSVPAIMKGWIDRVLAQGFAFSLQKMYDNGIFKDKKAMLSFTTAATQTMFQPDGINGDINVTLWPLQNGTLHFCGFQVLAPQIFWSPAHCPLTVRTAMLEGWRARLRGLLMEKPLTFAPSGMFDLSFQGGFLLQPKVKEEQASQPYGITTGHHLGKPLPPDNQTKAQSANDNKSDCSN is encoded by the exons ATGAACTTCAGAGCCAGTGCCACGCAGGAAGACATCACCG GTGATCTGAAGAACCCAGAGCTTTTCCAGTATGGAGATGAGACCATGCACGCCTGGATGGAGGGCCGCCTGAGTGATGACATTGTGGCTGAACAGCGGAAAGTGGAGGAGGCTGAGCTTATAATCTTCCAG tttccCATGTACTGGTTCAGTGTGCCTGCCATCATGAAGGGCTGGATAGACAGAGTCCTGGCACAAGGCTTTGCGTTCTCCCTGCAGAAGATGTACGACAACGGTATATTCAAG GATAAGAAAGCAATGTTGTCCTTCACGACCGCTGCGACGCAGACGATGTTCCAGCCCGATGGCATCAATGGAGACATCAATGTCACGCTGTGGCCTCTGCAG AATGGTACTCTGCACTTCTGTGGATTTCAGGTCCTTGCTCCTCAGATATTCTGGAGTCCGGCTCACTGTCCCCTAACGGTGAGAACTGCAATGCTAGAAGGATGGCGAGCCCGACTGAGAGGACTGCTGATGGAAAAACCATTGACTTTTGCCCCCAGTGGGATGTTTGACCTCAGTTTCCAGGGGGGGTTCTTGCTCCAGCCCAAAGTGAAGGAAGAACAAGCATCGCAGCCCTATGGCATCACCACAGGACACCATCTGGGGAAGCCACTGCCACCTGACAACCAGACCAAAGCTCAGTCCGCTAATGATAATAAATCAGACTGCAGTAACTAA